The Pseudomonadota bacterium genome contains the following window.
TTTACTCAGTCAGAAGTTGCACAGCTTATCGGCTGGCGTAGGTTTTTTTGCGCTTATTGGTGCCTCGGTCCTTTGGGGTATCTTATTCAGGCGATATCAAAGCCTCCGAGGCCTTAGTGCGTACTCTATCGGTTCTGGATGCTTGGGTTTGGTACTTCTGGCGCTCATGTCGTGGAGCGCCGAACTGAGAGCGGGCACAGGTCTCTACGAGCGCTTATCCTCGGGTCTCTTGTCTTTGTGGGTGTTCGTGTTCGCGGTTCGGTTGTGGTGGCTCAAGGCATACAGCGTAACGGCTGCTGGCCGGCTAACTTGACGTTAAGTGGCGTTGACTCCGTCCGCTCGCTGTGTCTCCGCAGCCCAGCGGAACAGTGAGTGGTTGTCGGTCACACACGGGACCTTTAGAATGCCTCCACGTCACTTGGAACGACACCGCGCTGAACGCATCGGCTGGCTCCGCGCCGCGGTATTGGGCGCGAACGATGGCATCGTTTCCACCGCGAGCCTGGTGCTGGGTGTTGCAGCGGCTGATGCAACTCACAGCAACGTATTGGTCGCAGGGGTTGCCGGCCTAGTCACCGGCGCCATGTCAATGGCTGCCGGCGAGTATGTGTCCGTCCACTCACAGGCAGATACCGAACAGGCAGACATCGAGCGTGAACGCAAGGAACTCACGACGGACGATCCGGGCGAGCGCAAAGAATTGACGGCGATTTACGTCGGTCGAGGCCTTGATCCTGCGCTTGCGAAACAGGTCGCCGATCAACTCATGGCGCATGACGCGCTCGGCGCACATACCCGCGACGAACTCGGGATCTCCCAGGCTCTTAGTGCGCGTCCTGTTCAGGCTGCCTTTGCTTCGGCTGCCAGCTTCGCTGTTGGAGCAGCTATGCCCCTCTTAGTCACCTTATTGTCCCCCGAGACGAGCCTGATCTGCCTCGTCTCAGGTACTTCACTCGTTTTCCTAGCGTTCCTAGGTGGGGTGGCTGCGCGCGTCGGTGGAGCGCGTGTGGCATTGGGTGCAATGCGCGTCACGTTCTGGGGTGCGCTAGCCATGGCGTTGACCGCTGGCGTCGGAGCTCTGTTTGGAACGGTTGCGTGAGCGAATCGAACTGCTGGCGAAGCGGCGATATGCCACCTAACAACAACTCGGACGC
Protein-coding sequences here:
- a CDS encoding VIT family protein, which translates into the protein MPPRHLERHRAERIGWLRAAVLGANDGIVSTASLVLGVAAADATHSNVLVAGVAGLVTGAMSMAAGEYVSVHSQADTEQADIERERKELTTDDPGERKELTAIYVGRGLDPALAKQVADQLMAHDALGAHTRDELGISQALSARPVQAAFASAASFAVGAAMPLLVTLLSPETSLICLVSGTSLVFLAFLGGVAARVGGARVALGAMRVTFWGALAMALTAGVGALFGTVA